One window of Silurus meridionalis isolate SWU-2019-XX chromosome 9, ASM1480568v1, whole genome shotgun sequence genomic DNA carries:
- the LOC124390917 gene encoding complement factor H-like: MGSNKQKVVKIFFAAFFFSSFTLVKSQVEKSVCAEALQNGFILKSSRGFFYSCDSDYKPFNEKWWEEVTCLDGQWSNATLCIPNHQCGQVPTDHQTNNQTIKGYENESVEEFQCESGPCCFKCVNGNWEKRNCEFQGCPNPPYVENAVITSHSQQTVTYECRDNYSINGEKTISCIDSEWEKTPTCTLGGNNRCSDPERVINNGFLRNADLKEYYEEGSQAEYWCKDGFQFENESHAICSAGQWNYPQCKPLVRNLRCQFPEREINNAILRRAVLKAYYENGSLAQYRCTEGFHFEDMPYAECSEGRWKYPQCV, encoded by the exons ATGGGATCCAATAAGCAAAAGGTTGTCAAAATCTtctttgctgctttttttttttcttcatttaccCTAGTCAAAAGTCAAG tagaAAAATCAGTTTGTGCAGAGGCTTTGCAAAATGGGTTCATACTAAAATCGTCCAGAGGATTTTTTTACTCATGTGACTCAGACTATAAGCCATTTAATGAGAAATGGTGGGAAGAGGTAACTTGCCTTGATGGTCAGTGGAGTAATGCTACACTGTGTATAC CTAATCATCAGTGTGGTCAAGTACCCACAGATCATCaaacaaataatcaaacaataaaGGGGTATGAGAATGAGTCAGTGGAAGAGTTTCAATGTGAATCAGGACCATGTTGTTTTAAGTGTGTAAATGGAAATTGGGAAAAGCGAAATTGTGAAT TTCAGGGATGCCCTAATCCTCCCTATGTTGAAAATGCTGTTATTACATCTCACAGTCAGCAAACAGTGACATATGAGTGTCGAGACAATTACAGCATTAATGGGGAGAAAACAATATCCTGCATCGACTCAGAGTGGGAAAAAACGCCAACATGTACAT TGGGTGGAAACAATAGATGCTCAGACCCTGAGAGAGTAATAAATAACGGATTTCTGAGGAATGCAGATCTGAAGGAATATTATGAGGAAGGCAGCCAAGCAGAATACTGGTGTAAAGATGGATTTCAATTTGAAAATGAATCTCATGCCATTTGTTCTGCAGGACAATGGAATTACCCACAGTGCAAACCAT TGGTCAGAAACCTTAGATGCCAGTTCcctgagagagaaataaataacgCAATTCTGAGAAGAGCAGTTCTGAAGGCATATTATGAGAATGGAAGCCTTGCGCAATACAGGTGTACTGAAGGATTTCACTTTGAAGATATGCCCTATGCCGAATGTTCTGAAGGACGATGGAAATACCCTCAATGCGTTTAA
- the uchl5 gene encoding ubiquitin carboxyl-terminal hydrolase isozyme L5, which translates to MAGSAGEWCLMESDPGVFTELIKGFGCKGAQVEEIWSMEPENFQNLKPVHGLIFLFKWQPGEEPAGSIVQDSRLDQIFFAKQVINNACATQAIVSVLLNCSHPDMHLGETLTEFREFSHSFDAAMKGLALSNSEVIRQVHNSFARQQMFEFDAKSSAKDEDAFHFVSYVPVNGRLYELDGLREGPIDLGTCNQDDWISAVRPVIEKRIQKYSEGEIRFNLMAIVSDRKMIYERKIAELQTHLTEEEPMDTDQSANLLSSIQSEIAKYQLLIEEENQKLKKYKIENIRRKHNYLPFIMELLKTLAEYQQLMPLVEKAKEKQSAKKIQEAK; encoded by the exons GTTGCAAAGGAGCACAAGTTGAAGAAATATGGAGCATGGAGCCAGAGAACTTCCAAAACCTCAA ACCAGTTCATGGCTTAATATTTCTCTTTAAATGGCAACCTGGTGAGGAACCAGCTGGCTCCATTGTACAGGACTCAAGACTCGATCAAATCTTTTTTGCCAAGCAG GTAATCAACAATGCTTGCGCGACCCAAGCGATAGTCAGTGTGCTATTGAACTGCTCCCATCCTGACATGCACCTCGGTGAAACCCTGACCGAGTTCCGGGAGTTCTCACACAGCTTTGATGCTGCA ATGAAAGGCCTTGCACTCAGTAACTCGGAAGTGATTCGACAAGTTCACAACAGCTTTGCCAG GCAGCAGATGTTTGAATTTGATGCAAAGTCATCAGCGAAAGATGAAGATGCATTTCATTTTGTGAGCTATGTGCCTGTGAACGGTCGACTGTATGAATTAGACGGACTTCGTGAAGGACCTATCGACCTCG gcACTTGCAACCAAGATGATTGGATCAGTGCAGTTCGGCCAGTAATTGAGAAAAGAATACAAAA ATACAGTGAGGGAGAAATTCGTTTCAACTTAATGGCGATTGTATCTGATCGCAAGATGATTTATGAGCGTAAAATTGCTGAGCTGCAGACTCACCTAACTGAG GAAGAACCAATGGACACGGACCAAAGTGCTAATCTCCTGAGTTCCATCCAATCAGAGATCGCCAAGTACCAGCTCCTGATTGAGGAGGAGAACcagaaattaaaaaagtataaG ATTGAAAACATTAGAAGAAAGCACAACTACCTACCTTTCATCATGGAATTACTGAAGACACTTGCTGAATATCAGCAGTTGATGCCATTGGTTGAAAAG gcTAAAGAAAAGCAAAGTGCCAAAAAGATTCAAGAAGCAAAGTAG